In the Corynebacterium suedekumii genome, one interval contains:
- the murA gene encoding UDP-N-acetylglucosamine 1-carboxyvinyltransferase, translating to MKDRFVVSGGARLQGAVKVSGAKNSVLKLMAAALLAEGTTTLTNCPEILDVPLMRDVLEGLGCEVEINGETVRITTPAELKPDADFEAVRQFRASVCVLGPLTSRCGRAVVALPGGDAIGSRPLDMHQSGLEKLGATTRISHGAVVAEADGLRGARISLDFPSVGATENILTAAVLAEGRTVLDNAAREPEIIDLCEMLNSMGARVDGAGTSTITIDGVDKLHPTEHRVVGDRIVAGTWAYAAAMTRGDVTVGGIAPRHLHLALEKLKVAGADVETFENGFRVRMAQRPLAVDYQTLPFPGFPTDLQPMAIGIAAVAEGMSVITENVFESRFRFVDEMLRLGANASVDGHHVVLHGIEQLSSTEVWSSDIRAGAGLVLAALVADGDTTIHDVHHIDRGYPHFVEHLQQLGATITRVS from the coding sequence GTGAAGGATCGATTCGTAGTCTCCGGAGGAGCCCGCCTGCAGGGCGCCGTCAAAGTCAGCGGCGCAAAGAACAGCGTCCTCAAACTGATGGCCGCCGCCCTGCTCGCCGAAGGCACCACGACGCTGACCAACTGCCCCGAAATTCTCGACGTCCCACTCATGCGTGACGTCCTCGAAGGCCTCGGCTGCGAGGTGGAGATCAACGGCGAGACCGTCCGCATCACCACCCCCGCCGAACTCAAGCCCGACGCTGACTTCGAGGCCGTCCGGCAGTTCCGCGCCTCCGTCTGCGTCCTCGGACCTCTGACCTCCCGCTGCGGCCGGGCCGTCGTGGCACTACCGGGCGGTGACGCCATCGGGTCCCGTCCCCTCGACATGCACCAGTCCGGCCTGGAGAAGCTCGGCGCCACCACCCGCATCTCCCACGGTGCCGTCGTCGCCGAGGCCGACGGCCTCCGCGGTGCCCGGATCTCCCTCGACTTCCCCTCCGTCGGCGCCACGGAGAACATCCTCACGGCCGCGGTCCTCGCCGAGGGGCGGACCGTCCTCGACAACGCCGCCCGCGAACCCGAGATCATCGACCTCTGCGAGATGCTCAACTCCATGGGCGCGCGAGTCGACGGCGCCGGCACCTCCACCATCACCATCGACGGCGTGGACAAGCTCCACCCGACCGAGCACCGCGTCGTCGGGGACCGCATCGTCGCCGGCACCTGGGCCTACGCCGCCGCCATGACCCGCGGCGACGTCACCGTCGGCGGCATCGCCCCACGCCACCTCCACCTGGCACTGGAGAAGCTCAAGGTTGCCGGGGCCGACGTGGAGACCTTCGAGAACGGATTCCGCGTCCGCATGGCCCAGCGCCCCCTTGCGGTGGACTACCAGACCCTGCCCTTCCCCGGGTTCCCCACCGACCTGCAGCCCATGGCCATCGGCATCGCCGCCGTGGCCGAGGGCATGAGCGTGATCACCGAGAACGTCTTCGAGTCCCGCTTCCGCTTCGTCGACGAGATGCTCCGCCTCGGGGCGAACGCCTCGGTCGACGGGCACCACGTGGTCCTCCACGGCATCGAGCAGCTCTCCTCCACCGAGGTGTGGAGCTCCGACATCCGCGCCGGTGCAGGTCTCGTCCTCGCCGCCCTGGTCGCCGACGGTGACACCACCATCCACGATGTGCACCACATCGACCGCGGCTACCCGCACTTCGTCGAGCACCTGCAGCAGCTGGGCGCCACGATCACGCGTGTTTCTTAG
- the ramA gene encoding acetate metabolism transcriptional regulator RamA: protein MESQRIKDDDEAVRTALTSLKTATGIPVTMYATLLPDNRLQITQWVGLRTPALQNLIIEAGSGVGGRVVSTRRPVGVSDYTRASTISHENDRAIQDEGLHSLVAVPVIVNREIRGVLYVGVHSPVRLGDKVIEEVTMTARTLEQDLAVNSALRRAEGGKVGGSKTGRVMNGAEWEQVRSTHSKLRMLANRVDDDSVRRELEQLCDQMVSPVRVKQSTKLSARELDVLSCVALGHTNVEAAEEMGIGAETVKSYLRSVMRKLGAHTRYEAVNAARRIGALP, encoded by the coding sequence ATGGAATCTCAACGCATCAAGGATGATGACGAGGCTGTCCGCACCGCGCTGACGTCCCTGAAGACGGCGACGGGTATCCCGGTGACGATGTACGCCACGCTGTTGCCGGACAACCGACTGCAGATCACCCAGTGGGTCGGCCTGCGTACCCCCGCCCTGCAGAACCTCATCATCGAGGCCGGATCCGGCGTCGGCGGCCGCGTGGTGAGCACCCGCCGCCCCGTCGGTGTCTCCGACTACACCCGCGCGAGCACCATCTCCCACGAGAATGACCGCGCCATCCAGGACGAGGGGCTGCACTCCCTCGTGGCGGTGCCCGTGATCGTCAACCGGGAGATCCGCGGCGTCCTCTACGTCGGCGTCCACTCCCCGGTCCGCCTCGGCGACAAGGTCATCGAGGAGGTCACCATGACCGCACGGACCCTCGAGCAGGACCTCGCCGTCAACTCCGCTCTGCGACGCGCCGAGGGAGGCAAGGTCGGCGGCTCCAAGACCGGCCGCGTGATGAACGGCGCCGAATGGGAGCAGGTCCGCTCCACCCACTCCAAGCTGCGCATGCTGGCCAACCGGGTGGACGACGACAGCGTGCGTCGCGAGCTGGAGCAGCTGTGCGACCAGATGGTCAGCCCCGTCCGCGTCAAGCAGTCCACCAAGCTCTCCGCCCGCGAACTCGACGTGCTGTCCTGCGTCGCCCTCGGCCACACCAACGTCGAGGCTGCCGAGGAGATGGGCATCGGCGCGGAGACCGTGAAGTCCTACCTGCGCTCCGTCATGCGCAAACTCGGCGCCCACACCCGCTACGAGGCGGTCAACGCCGCCCGCCGCATCGGCGCCCTTCCCTGA
- the cysK gene encoding cysteine synthase A, which translates to MGIYNNILETIGNTPLVRLNGITEGLGATVLAKVESANPANSVKDRIGKAIVDAAEADGSLKPGGTIVEATSGNTGIALALVGAARGYNVVLTMPETMSTERRVLLRAYGAEIILTPGAAGMQGAVDKANEIVGERENAILARQFANQANLRIHRDTTAEEIWRDTDGTIDIFVAGVGTGGTISGVGQVLKERKDDVQIVAVEPEASPLLTTGKAGPHKIQGLGANFIPEVLDRKVLDDVLTVSNEDAVATSRELAVKDGILGGISAGANVKAALELAARPENNGKTIVVVIPDFGERYVSTILYEDIRD; encoded by the coding sequence ATGGGCATCTACAACAACATCCTGGAAACCATCGGCAACACCCCCCTGGTCCGCCTCAACGGCATCACCGAGGGCCTGGGCGCCACCGTCCTGGCCAAGGTCGAGTCCGCCAACCCGGCGAACTCCGTCAAGGACCGCATCGGTAAGGCCATCGTCGACGCCGCCGAGGCCGACGGTTCCCTCAAGCCGGGCGGCACCATCGTCGAGGCCACCTCCGGTAACACCGGCATCGCCCTCGCGCTGGTCGGCGCGGCCCGCGGTTACAACGTCGTCCTCACCATGCCGGAGACCATGTCCACCGAGCGTCGCGTGCTGCTGCGCGCCTACGGTGCGGAGATCATCCTCACCCCGGGTGCCGCGGGCATGCAGGGTGCGGTGGACAAGGCCAACGAGATCGTGGGTGAGCGCGAGAACGCCATCCTGGCCCGCCAGTTCGCGAACCAGGCCAACCTGCGCATCCACCGCGATACCACCGCGGAGGAGATCTGGCGCGACACCGACGGCACCATCGACATCTTCGTCGCCGGCGTCGGTACCGGCGGCACCATCTCCGGTGTGGGCCAGGTGCTCAAGGAGCGCAAGGACGACGTGCAGATCGTCGCCGTCGAGCCGGAGGCCTCCCCGCTGCTGACCACCGGCAAGGCCGGCCCGCACAAGATCCAGGGCCTGGGCGCCAACTTCATCCCGGAGGTCCTCGACCGCAAGGTTCTCGATGACGTGCTCACCGTCTCCAACGAGGACGCCGTGGCCACCTCCCGCGAGCTCGCCGTCAAGGACGGCATCCTCGGCGGCATCTCCGCCGGCGCCAACGTCAAGGCCGCTCTCGAGCTGGCCGCCCGCCCGGAGAACAACGGCAAGACCATCGTCGTGGTCATCCCGGACTTCGGTGAGCGTTACGTGTCCACCATCCTCTACGAGGACATCCGCGACTAA
- the epsC gene encoding serine O-acetyltransferase EpsC, producing the protein MYSLVKRIREDLRNAREHDPAARGDLENALVYSGLHAIWAHRVSHWLWGRGLRGPARILAQLNRFFTGIEIHPGATIGRRFFIDHGMGIVIGETAEIGDGVMLYHGVTLGGQVLTQTKRHPTIEDNVTIGAGAKVLGPITIGAGSAVGANAVVTKDVPADHIATGIPAKNRPRGKDEKIKLVDPDYFL; encoded by the coding sequence ATGTACAGCCTCGTGAAGAGAATCCGGGAAGACCTGCGCAACGCCCGCGAGCACGACCCCGCCGCCCGCGGTGACCTCGAGAACGCCCTCGTCTACTCCGGGCTCCACGCGATCTGGGCCCACCGGGTCTCCCACTGGCTGTGGGGCCGCGGGCTGCGTGGTCCGGCCCGCATCCTGGCGCAGCTCAACCGCTTCTTCACCGGTATCGAGATCCACCCGGGGGCGACGATCGGCCGCCGCTTCTTCATCGACCACGGAATGGGCATCGTCATCGGCGAGACCGCCGAGATCGGTGACGGCGTCATGCTCTACCACGGGGTCACCCTCGGCGGTCAGGTGCTCACCCAGACCAAGCGCCACCCCACCATCGAGGACAACGTCACCATCGGCGCCGGCGCCAAGGTGCTGGGCCCCATCACCATCGGCGCGGGCTCCGCTGTCGGCGCGAACGCGGTGGTGACCAAGGACGTGCCGGCCGACCACATCGCCACCGGCATCCCCGCGAAGAACCGGCCCCGCGGCAAGGACGAGAAGATCAAGCTCGTCGACCCGGACTACTTCCTCTGA
- a CDS encoding GNAT family N-acetyltransferase has translation MSESNHTIKHNEAKQRYEISVDGREAGYCSYVPRPGGVLDFNHTVVDQAFRGQGLSSPLIRAALDDARANGSKVIPSCSAVQHFIGKNEEYADLVA, from the coding sequence ATGTCCGAGAGCAACCACACCATCAAGCACAACGAGGCGAAGCAGCGCTACGAAATCTCCGTCGACGGCCGGGAGGCGGGTTACTGCTCGTACGTCCCGCGTCCGGGCGGGGTCCTCGACTTCAACCACACCGTGGTGGATCAGGCCTTCCGCGGGCAGGGACTGTCCTCACCGTTGATCAGGGCGGCGCTTGACGACGCCCGCGCCAACGGCAGCAAGGTGATCCCCTCCTGCTCTGCGGTGCAGCACTTCATCGGCAAGAACGAGGAGTACGCCGACCTGGTCGCCTGA
- a CDS encoding metal-sensitive transcriptional regulator, protein MTTNSPADHSTCSCHEPDVHGYNENKAKYLARLKRIEGQTRGIHRMIDEDQYCIDILTQVSAVTSALENVALALLQDHISHCVTGAATEGGDAADEKIAEAMKAIQKMVKS, encoded by the coding sequence ATGACCACGAACTCCCCCGCCGACCATTCCACCTGCTCCTGCCACGAGCCTGACGTCCACGGCTACAACGAGAACAAGGCGAAGTATCTCGCCCGACTCAAGCGCATCGAGGGGCAGACCCGCGGCATCCACCGGATGATCGACGAGGACCAGTACTGCATCGACATCCTCACCCAGGTCTCCGCGGTCACCTCCGCCCTGGAGAACGTCGCCCTCGCACTCCTGCAGGACCACATCTCCCACTGCGTCACCGGCGCGGCCACCGAGGGCGGGGACGCCGCGGACGAGAAGATCGCGGAGGCCATGAAGGCCATCCAGAAGATGGTGAAGTCCTGA
- a CDS encoding DCC1-like thiol-disulfide oxidoreductase family protein, with protein MIFLYDRDCGFCQRSAEALVRLAPGVDVRPAGLRHHAIFRAGGEDHLGHRAIGRALATAGRNLPVRLLGRIFGTPVLDPVFSTAYRLIAGQRHRLSRLVGEPACRVPGQ; from the coding sequence ATGATCTTCCTCTATGACCGGGACTGCGGCTTCTGCCAGCGCAGCGCGGAGGCCCTGGTCCGTCTCGCGCCGGGCGTTGATGTGCGACCGGCCGGCCTGCGTCACCATGCGATCTTCCGGGCCGGCGGGGAGGACCATCTCGGGCACCGGGCGATCGGCCGGGCCCTGGCCACTGCCGGCAGGAACCTCCCGGTGCGTCTGCTCGGCCGGATCTTCGGGACACCGGTCCTCGATCCCGTCTTCAGTACGGCGTACCGACTCATCGCCGGGCAGCGACACCGGCTCTCCCGTCTCGTCGGTGAACCGGCCTGCAGGGTGCCCGGGCAGTGA
- a CDS encoding NADPH-dependent F420 reductase yields the protein MQTLGFIGSGNMGSAIARLAVGAGMEVIVSNSRGPESLADLVAELGPSASAGTAEEAIRDSDAVVLSVPLLAVRDIPVDQLGEKLILDTSNYYPYRDGRVPVLDDNSLTTGELVRNWLGGARVVKAFSNILAHHIPQLARPAGAPDRTALPVASDDPAARREAAAILDRLGFDVVDAGDLAEAWRFEPESAGYTRIYLADEKTPDEQLMSSTAGPTSVDQVKARLDSAVRVETSERKF from the coding sequence ATGCAGACACTCGGATTCATCGGAAGTGGAAACATGGGCTCGGCGATCGCGCGCCTCGCAGTTGGAGCGGGCATGGAGGTCATTGTGTCCAACTCCCGGGGGCCGGAATCGCTCGCGGATCTGGTGGCCGAACTCGGTCCCAGTGCCTCTGCCGGGACGGCGGAGGAGGCGATCCGAGACTCGGATGCCGTCGTGTTGTCCGTCCCGCTCCTTGCGGTGCGGGACATCCCGGTTGATCAGTTGGGGGAGAAGTTGATCCTCGACACCAGCAACTATTACCCGTACCGGGACGGTCGTGTCCCCGTGCTCGACGACAACTCGCTGACCACCGGCGAACTGGTGCGCAACTGGCTCGGTGGTGCCCGGGTGGTCAAGGCGTTCAGCAACATTCTCGCGCACCACATCCCGCAGCTCGCCCGGCCGGCTGGTGCGCCGGACCGCACGGCACTGCCCGTCGCGTCCGACGATCCCGCGGCCCGTCGGGAAGCGGCGGCGATCCTCGACCGGCTCGGCTTCGATGTCGTCGACGCAGGCGACCTTGCGGAGGCGTGGCGGTTTGAGCCGGAATCCGCTGGTTACACGCGGATCTACCTGGCGGATGAAAAGACCCCGGATGAGCAGCTGATGAGCTCCACCGCCGGCCCGACCTCCGTGGATCAGGTGAAGGCCCGGTTGGACTCCGCTGTCCGTGTGGAGACGTCGGAGCGAAAGTTCTGA
- a CDS encoding acetyl-CoA hydrolase/transferase family protein, with amino-acid sequence MSDRIANAHLRGKVMSADEAAQFIDNGDVVGMSGFTGAAYPKAIPTAIANRAKEAQAKGDTYKVDVLTGASTAPDCDGVMAEAGAINYRMPYQSDPIMRNSINAGEMKYQDIHLSHSGQQVEHGFFGKNIDVAVVEVTRITEEGHLIPSSGVGNNVDYLDNARKIIIEVNDWQSLDLEGMADIYRIQHLPNRTPIPISNTGDRIGNTYIDIDLDKVVAVVETDAPDRNAPFKPIDDVSKKIAGYFLDFLEGEVQAGRLAYDNYIMQSGVGNVPNAVMAGLLDSKFEKIEAYTEVIQDGMVDLIDAGKMTVASATSFSLSPEYAEKMNAEAKRYREHIITRPLQVSNHPEVIRRVGLISSNGMIEADIYGNINSTHVAGSRIMNGIGGSGDFTRNARISTFISPSDAKSGDISAVVPFASHIDHTEHDAMVVITEYGVADLRGLAPRDRVAKMIAVAHPDYRPLLEEYVERANAGKFHQTPHDLATAFAFHQRFLETGSMKK; translated from the coding sequence ATGTCCGATCGGATCGCCAACGCCCATCTTCGCGGCAAGGTCATGAGCGCCGATGAGGCTGCTCAGTTCATCGACAACGGTGACGTTGTGGGTATGTCCGGCTTCACCGGCGCCGCCTACCCGAAGGCCATCCCGACCGCGATCGCGAATCGCGCGAAGGAGGCGCAGGCCAAGGGTGACACCTACAAGGTGGACGTCCTCACCGGTGCGTCGACCGCCCCGGACTGTGACGGTGTCATGGCTGAGGCCGGTGCCATCAACTACCGCATGCCGTACCAGTCGGATCCGATCATGCGTAACTCCATCAACGCCGGCGAGATGAAGTACCAGGACATCCACCTGTCCCACTCCGGCCAGCAGGTTGAGCACGGCTTCTTCGGCAAGAACATCGACGTCGCGGTCGTCGAGGTCACCCGCATCACCGAGGAGGGTCACCTCATCCCGTCCTCCGGCGTGGGCAACAACGTCGATTACCTGGACAACGCACGCAAGATCATCATCGAGGTCAACGACTGGCAGTCCCTCGACCTCGAGGGAATGGCGGACATCTACCGCATCCAGCACCTGCCCAACCGCACCCCGATCCCGATCAGCAACACCGGTGACCGCATCGGCAACACTTACATCGACATCGACCTGGACAAGGTCGTCGCCGTCGTCGAGACCGACGCCCCGGACCGCAACGCCCCGTTCAAGCCGATCGATGACGTGTCCAAGAAGATCGCCGGTTACTTCCTTGACTTCCTCGAGGGCGAGGTCCAGGCCGGCCGTCTGGCGTACGACAACTACATCATGCAGTCCGGTGTGGGCAACGTCCCGAACGCCGTGATGGCGGGCCTGTTGGACTCCAAGTTCGAGAAGATCGAGGCCTACACCGAGGTCATCCAGGACGGCATGGTCGATCTCATCGACGCCGGCAAGATGACCGTCGCGTCCGCGACCTCCTTCTCCCTGTCCCCGGAGTACGCGGAGAAGATGAACGCGGAGGCCAAGCGCTACCGCGAGCACATCATCACCCGTCCGCTGCAGGTGTCCAACCACCCGGAGGTCATCCGTCGCGTGGGCCTGATCTCCTCGAACGGCATGATCGAGGCCGACATCTACGGCAACATCAACTCCACCCACGTGGCCGGCTCCCGCATCATGAACGGCATCGGCGGCTCGGGCGACTTCACCCGTAACGCCCGCATCTCCACGTTCATCTCCCCGTCGGACGCCAAGAGCGGCGACATCTCCGCGGTCGTCCCGTTCGCCTCCCACATCGACCACACCGAGCATGACGCCATGGTCGTCATCACCGAGTACGGTGTCGCCGACCTGCGTGGCCTGGCTCCGCGTGACCGCGTGGCCAAGATGATCGCCGTCGCGCACCCGGACTACCGTCCGCTGCTCGAGGAGTACGTCGAGCGCGCCAACGCCGGTAAGTTCCACCAGACTCCGCACGATCTGGCCACCGCGTTCGCGTTCCACCAGCGGTTCCTGGAGACCGGCTCGATGAAGAAGTAG
- the dusB gene encoding tRNA dihydrouridine synthase DusB, which produces MDDVTVSIGNLTLNSPVVLAPMAGVTNVAFRTLCREQEIERTGTVSGLYVCEMITARALVERNEKTLHMTTFAPDENPRSMQLYTTDPEYTYKAAKMIVDENMADHIDMNFGCPVPKVTRRGGGSAIPYKRRLFANIVAAAVRATEGTDIPVTVKFRVGIDDEHHTHLDAGRIAVEEGAAAVALHARTAAQRYSGEADWSEIARLVEHLDGSGIPVLGNGDIFAADDARRMMAETGCDGVVVGRGCLGRPWLFAELSAGLRGEELPPAPTLGEVTRIIIRHAELLAAHDGEEHACRDLRKHMGWYLRGYPVGGQLRADLARITSLADLREKLAPWADSDAMADDADGARGRQGSSAKVALPDGWLDDPEDDMVAAAGADAMNSGG; this is translated from the coding sequence ATGGACGACGTGACTGTCTCCATCGGCAACCTGACGCTCAACTCCCCCGTCGTGCTCGCCCCCATGGCCGGGGTGACCAACGTCGCCTTCCGCACCCTCTGCCGCGAGCAGGAGATCGAACGCACCGGCACCGTCTCCGGACTCTACGTCTGCGAGATGATCACCGCCCGCGCCCTTGTGGAACGCAACGAGAAGACACTCCACATGACCACGTTCGCCCCGGACGAGAACCCGCGCAGCATGCAGCTGTACACCACTGACCCGGAGTACACCTACAAGGCGGCGAAGATGATCGTCGACGAGAACATGGCCGACCACATCGACATGAACTTCGGCTGCCCCGTCCCCAAGGTCACCCGCCGCGGCGGCGGCTCCGCCATCCCCTACAAGCGCCGACTGTTCGCCAACATCGTCGCCGCCGCCGTCCGCGCCACCGAAGGCACCGACATTCCCGTGACCGTCAAGTTCCGCGTCGGCATCGACGACGAGCACCACACGCATCTCGACGCCGGCCGCATCGCCGTCGAGGAAGGCGCCGCCGCCGTGGCCCTCCACGCCCGCACCGCCGCCCAGCGCTACTCCGGCGAGGCCGACTGGTCCGAGATCGCCCGCCTGGTCGAACACCTCGACGGCTCCGGCATCCCCGTCCTGGGCAACGGCGACATCTTCGCCGCCGACGACGCCCGTCGGATGATGGCCGAAACCGGCTGCGACGGCGTCGTCGTCGGCCGGGGCTGCCTGGGCCGCCCCTGGCTGTTCGCCGAACTCTCCGCCGGCCTGCGCGGCGAGGAACTCCCGCCCGCCCCCACCCTCGGTGAGGTCACCCGCATCATCATCCGCCACGCCGAACTCCTCGCCGCCCACGACGGCGAAGAACACGCCTGCCGCGACCTGCGCAAGCACATGGGCTGGTACCTCCGCGGCTACCCCGTCGGCGGCCAGCTGCGCGCCGACCTCGCCCGCATCACCTCCCTGGCCGACCTGCGCGAGAAACTCGCCCCCTGGGCCGACTCCGACGCCATGGCCGACGACGCCGACGGTGCCCGCGGCCGACAGGGCTCCTCCGCCAAGGTCGCCCTGCCCGACGGCTGGCTCGACGACCCCGAAGATGACATGGTCGCCGCCGCCGGCGCCGACGCCATGAACTCCGGCGGCTGA
- the phoU gene encoding phosphate signaling complex protein PhoU — protein MRAAYREHLESFAHDLIVMCDSVQSIMANASEALLSSSLEPAEQALSTADELEEVRVRCEERAVALLALEGPVARDLRQVVSSIYIVEDFDRMAALAMHIAKAARRRHPESAVPEPMKGYFQEMARLVGEMAEKTRDILVDPNADVALVLGEDDDAVDDLNEYMLTLLTQREWEHSTREAVDVALLARYYERYADHCVNVAARIVYLSSGLNPAQYVEKQERDRAEADMTQRFEELERLFSQHRR, from the coding sequence ATGCGAGCAGCCTATCGGGAACATCTTGAGAGTTTCGCCCATGACCTCATCGTCATGTGCGATTCGGTGCAGTCGATCATGGCCAACGCCTCCGAGGCACTGCTCAGCTCCTCCCTCGAACCGGCGGAACAGGCACTGTCCACCGCCGACGAACTCGAGGAGGTCCGGGTCCGCTGCGAGGAACGCGCCGTCGCCCTCCTGGCCCTCGAAGGCCCGGTCGCCCGCGACCTGCGCCAGGTCGTCTCCTCCATCTACATCGTCGAGGACTTCGACCGCATGGCCGCCCTGGCCATGCACATCGCCAAGGCCGCCCGCCGCCGTCACCCCGAAAGCGCCGTGCCCGAACCGATGAAGGGATATTTCCAGGAGATGGCCCGCCTGGTCGGCGAGATGGCGGAGAAGACCCGCGACATCCTCGTCGACCCCAACGCCGACGTCGCCCTCGTTCTCGGCGAGGACGACGACGCCGTCGACGACCTCAACGAGTACATGCTCACCCTGCTCACCCAACGCGAGTGGGAACACTCCACCCGCGAAGCCGTCGACGTCGCCCTGCTCGCCCGCTACTACGAGCGCTACGCCGACCACTGCGTCAACGTCGCCGCCCGCATCGTCTACCTCTCCTCCGGCCTCAACCCGGCCCAGTACGTGGAGAAGCAGGAGCGCGACCGCGCCGAGGCTGACATGACCCAGCGGTTCGAGGAACTCGAGCGGCTGTTCTCCCAGCACCGCCGGTAA